From Mya arenaria isolate MELC-2E11 chromosome 12, ASM2691426v1, the proteins below share one genomic window:
- the LOC128212321 gene encoding uncharacterized protein LOC128212321, producing MEIYWTKIVVVIAAVADLATPSLSCEYIVESRRVSQRYIPAVSPPRHLNGTCDIPGRLRDRWTLLTPDRERLRIRAHSMTARYLGKTNLTRIRYRCLESRGHTFLLGTETSIGIQGSGVLCLGFAAIFGNSVVGEYSIVRLNAVGYEGHLLGPQLLPRTTVNWPTLNDTCVQAADQKDDYAEIVRAERRCVFPDELHRTWNFTHHKARHVTFAEKTFTFTFMDGREHKFDCNVKEGDIYVLREFEFTDGQDGVLCYNITRLLEDPHYKFEMARLNSGTHMEGMVRLLPVGRPVALSEDCDWFDSPARPEFLY from the exons ACAAAGATCGTTGTGGTGATCGCTGCCGTCGCCGACCTAG CGACACCCAGTCTATCGTGCGAGTACATTGTGGAGTCTCGGCGAGTCTCACAGCGTTACATTCCGGCTGTAAGCCCTCCCCGCCACTTGAACGGCACATGCGACATTCCCGGCCGCCTCAGAGACCGATGGACGCTATTGACGCCCGATCGCGAGCGACTGCGTATCCGGGCACACTCAATGACGGCGAGGTATCTCGGAAAAACCAACTTGACCAGGATCCGCTACCGGTGTTTAGAGAGTAGGGGACACACATTTCTTCTCGG CACGGAGACAAGCATAGGGATCCAGGGTTCCGGTGTTCTCTGTCTGGGGTTTGCTGCCATCTTCGGGAACAGTGTTGTCGGCGAGTACAGCATCGTCAGGCTCAACG CGGTTGGATATGAGGGTCACCTGCTCGGCCCACAACTCCTCCCTCGTACCACCGTTAACTGGCCGACACTGAATGACACGTGCGTTCAAGCCGCGGACCAGAAAGATGACTACGCAGAAATTGTTCGCGCAG AGCGGCGTTGCGTGTTTCCAGACGAGCTTCATCGCACGTGGAATTTTACGCACCATAAGGCCAGGCACGTCACGTTCGCAGAGAAGACGTTTACGTTTACGTTCATGGACGGACGTGAGCACAAATTTGACTGTAACGTAAAGGAAGGTGATATCTACGTGCTGCG gGAGTTCGAATTCACAGACGGACAGGACGGCGTTCTCTGTTACAACATCACACGGCTCTTAGAAGACCCTCATTATAAATTCGAGATGGCTAGGCTTAACA GCGGGACCCACATGGAAGGAATGGTTCGGCTTTTACCTGTTGGAAGGCCGGTAGCGCTTTCGGAGGACTGTGATTGGTTTGACAGTCCTGCTCGTCCTGAATTTCTTTACTAA